A window of Panthera tigris isolate Pti1 chromosome A3, P.tigris_Pti1_mat1.1, whole genome shotgun sequence genomic DNA:
AAATGATAAATCAGAGTGTACTTACTGTCAGGACCTTAATCCATCCCCTGGGTTTCTCCCTTCTCATTTGTGAGATTCTTTCATCGTTTCATGGTGAGcagtaaatgagatgatgcatgtaaATAAAGTGCACAGCAGATTCCCAGCTGGGGTCTGTCTGTTGAGGCTTGACTTTAAGCTGGTGGAGGGAGTGGGAAGAGCTCTAACTGTGCCTGGTCCTGTCCTTGCTGGTCTCCAGGACCAAGCTCCTTGACTGcttttcacagttcttgacacaGAGGCCTCCACCTTTCTCAGCCCTAAAAGTAAGGGACTCTTTCCCAACTCTATGTGAAatcttgtatctttttttcataacctgatatttttaaaaaagatttttgaaataaaaaaatgttttaagtttgtaTATCCAAACATATCCATTATTTTAGTAATGTTctctcattaattttttctaGTGAAATCTTTTAATGACACAAAAAGGAACAGGGAACTGTGACAGTTGTACCATACTCTGAGACaagcaaataatatttctttatgcttttgcattttttttttaagaactgtgaCATTTCAGCTACAGTTGAGATTCTTTTTTGATGccaccatcccccaccctccatcccatAGAACTTGCTTGATTCTAACCTGTCTTTCCATTGTGGCTCACAGGACTTGCCTGGTAGGTATTAGTGTTCACAGAAGCCAGGTGTCTTCCCTTCTCATTCCCATTCAGCTACTGGTTTGCTTGTCATGAGCGTCGTGACCACCATTTTGGTACTGTCCTAGTGACATTTGTTCTCTTATTCTCTTAAGAAAATTGCCTTCTTTTTACTCTCCCAGTATCTGTTGGGTGAGTTCATGATAGGCGTTCTCAGACTGTCCCCAGCTGAGGAGCATATGCCATCTGATTGATCTTTATTGGGCCACTGTTTCCTTCCACTATCTTTATCCAGGATCTGCTGCTTCTCCACTGCCCTACGGGCAGTCACACCTGGTCCACACTTCCAGGAAAAAGTGACCTTCCATAGTCAAATGTACTAccttttataaaatgagatttttaaaattcacagtaATAGCTACGATGTTTTGATCATGTAATGTCAGGCTTTTTAAGCACTCGGTATACAACATCTTATTTGATTCTCATGTTacaactttcattttaaaatgagcaaactgaggtttAGTAAAATTAGATGTTGGCAAAATTTGAGCCTGGAGTCGTTTCTCTATGGTATgtaattgaaaaggaagaattgtAATAAAAAAGGAGAATTGTTCCATTGTTGGGGCAAAATGAACTTGGGCATTCACATGGGTTCTCTTCAACCTTCCTGCCCCACAGCCCCGGCTCCCTCGGGCGCAGGAGCACCTGGGCAGAGGCTTCCTTCAGCAGGGCCGGAGATGGCATCGGTGGACTTCAAGACCTACGTGGATCAGGCGTGCAGAGCTGCTGAAGAGTTCGTCAACGTGTACTATACCACCATGGATAAGCGGCGGCGCTTGTTGTCCCGCCTGTACATGGGCACAGCCACCCTGGTGTGGAATGGAAATGCTGTTTCAGGACAAGAGTCCTTGAGTGAGTTTTTTGAAATGTTACCTTCTAGTGAGTTCCAAATCAACGTGGTAGACTGCCAGCCTGTCCACGATGAAGCCACCCCGAGCCAGACTACAGTCCTCGTTGTGATCTGTGGGACAGTGAAGTTTGAGGGCAACAAGCAACGGGACTTTAACCAGAACTTCATCCTGACCGCCCAGGCCTCACCCAGCAACACAGTGTGGAAAATAGCAAGTGACTGCTTCCGGTTCCAGGACTGGGCCAGCTAGTGGAGGCAAGAAAGGTCTCTGTTTCAGTCCCAGCTCTGTAGGGAAACATAGATCTCAAAATGTGGAGA
This region includes:
- the NXT1 gene encoding NTF2-related export protein 1, coding for MASVDFKTYVDQACRAAEEFVNVYYTTMDKRRRLLSRLYMGTATLVWNGNAVSGQESLSEFFEMLPSSEFQINVVDCQPVHDEATPSQTTVLVVICGTVKFEGNKQRDFNQNFILTAQASPSNTVWKIASDCFRFQDWAS